In Pseudomonas sp. MM213, a genomic segment contains:
- the tssB gene encoding type VI secretion system contractile sheath small subunit has protein sequence MAKEGSVAPKERINVTFKPATGGAQEEIELPLKLLAIGDYTHRKDERKVEDRKPISIDKMTFDEVLAKQELQLTLSVPNRLQEESDTEELAVKLRVNSMKDFNPASLVEQVPELKKLMELRDALVALKGPLGNAPAFRKAIEGVLADDESRGRVLGELGLNAAAQDV, from the coding sequence ATGGCCAAAGAAGGCTCGGTAGCCCCCAAGGAACGCATCAACGTCACGTTCAAACCTGCCACCGGTGGTGCCCAGGAAGAGATCGAACTGCCGTTGAAACTACTGGCAATCGGTGACTACACCCACCGCAAGGACGAACGCAAAGTCGAAGATCGCAAGCCGATCAGCATCGACAAGATGACCTTCGACGAGGTGCTGGCCAAGCAAGAGCTGCAGCTGACACTGAGCGTACCGAACCGTCTTCAGGAAGAAAGCGACACTGAAGAACTGGCCGTGAAACTGCGCGTCAACTCGATGAAGGACTTCAACCCGGCCAGCCTGGTCGAGCAAGTGCCTGAGCTGAAAAAACTGATGGAACTGCGCGACGCGCTGGTGGCCCTCAAAGGCCCGCTGGGTAACGCGCCTGCGTTCCGCAAAGCCATCGAAGGCGTTCTCGCCGACGACGAATCCCGCGGTCGCGTACTGGGTGAGCTGGGCCTGAACGCCGCAGCCCAGGACGTCTGA